ACAGCTAATCTGTCCCCGACAGAACTCTATAACCTGCTCGACAACCAGATCAAACCGATTCTTTCCAATGTAAAAGGCGTGGGCACGGTACGGTTGATCGGAGGAACGGAACGCGAAATTCAGGTCAGTCTTGACAATGATAAGCTCCACGCCTATAATTTTTCCCCTGCACAGGTCAGTCAGCTCATCGGTCAGGCAAACAGTTCTTATCCCGCCGGAAATGTTCAGACCAGTGGTACACGACTTTCGATTCAGTTTGACGCGAGGCTTTCCCGGGTGGAGGAGTTGCGAAACCTCATTCTCCGGGAGAATGCAGACGGGAGTAAGGTATTTCTCCGCGATGTGGCTTCCATTTCAGACGGCCAGCAGGAAATCACGGCCCTTAACCGGATCAATGGAAAAGCCGGGGTTGGGGTAGAGATTGTGAAACAGGCGGATGCCAATGCGGTGGAGGTCAGCCAGAAAGTAAAAGCGACGCTGGCCGATCTGAAAACGCAGTTTGCCGCTCAGGGGCTGAACTATGAGATTGCCATGGACCAGTCCACCTATACCCTTCAGTCTGCCAATGGCGTACTGGAGGATCTGACGCTTGCGGTGTTTATTGTGGCAGCGGTCATGCTCATGTTTTTGCATAGTCTGCGAAGCTCCACTTTTGTTCTTGTCGCATTGCCATCAGCGATGATCCCGACATTTATTCTGATGAATGTCTTTGGATTTTCGCTCAACCTGATGACCCTTATGGCGCTTTCGCTGGTTGTGGGGATTCTTGTGGATGACAGTATTGTGGTATTGGAAAATATCTACCGCCATCTGGAAATGGGCAAAGATAAACAAACGGCTGCATTGGAAGGGCGAAACGAAATTGGCTTTACCGCCGTAGCGATTACCCTGGTTGACGTTGTGGTTTTTGTTCCTTTGGCGTTGAGCACCGGTCTTATTGGAAATATTCTTCGGGAGTTTGCACTTGTCGTAGTTTTTTCCACCCTGATGAGTTTGTTGGTTGCATTTACGCTTACCCCGATGCTTGCCTCTCGCTGGGGACGGGTAGAACATCTTCGGCAAGATTCTCTCTGGGGGAAAATTAGTCTGGGATTCGAAAGATTGCTGGATACGATCAAAGAAGAGTATGGCAAAATTCTGCGTTGGAGCCTGGGGCATAAACGGTATATCCTGTTGGGAATCACGCTTCTGTTTATCGGAACATTTGCCCTCTTACCTGCCGGTTTTATCGGTACAGCCTTTGTAAGCAACAGTGATCGGGGGGAATTTAACATTCAACTGGAAGTGGCACCTCAGAGCAGCCTGTATGAAACCAACCAGGCTACCCTTCAGATCGAAAAAATACTGCTTGCACATCCTGAAGTAACTACTGTTTTTACAAGTGTAGGTACGCAGAGTGGGGTTATGGGCGGAAGTTCTTCTTCTGCCAACCTCGCAGAAATTTCTGTAAAAATGGTGGATAAGGAGACCCGGAAAATTTCGCAGGACGACTTTTCTGTCGTAGTTCGCGATGAAATCCTGAAAGTTCCCGGTGTGAAGGCGACCATTATCCCAACGAGTATTACGGGTTCCAGCCAGTCTCCGATCCAGATTGCTGTGAAAAGCGCGGATACAGACCAGCTTTGGCCCATCGCTCAGAAGGTAGCTGAAGCTGTCAGAAGTACTGCCGGTACAGATTATATTCAGTTTAGTACCAAAAGCCCCAGACCGCAGATTGAAATTCAGCTGGATCGCGAAAAAGTCGCCCGTCATGGCTTGAGTGTGCCCGAAGTGGGGGCGGCAGTACAGCTGGCTTTCCGGGGCAATGACCGTTCAAAGTTTCGGGAAGAAGGGGAGGAATATGCGATCAATATCGAACTGGATCCCAGCGATAAACAAGATATTGCCAGCGTGAGAAGCCTGGTTTTGCGAAATCAGCAGGGGGTTGTGGTTCGGCTGGATGAAATTGCCAATGTATATGAAACCGTGGGACAATCTGTGCTGGAGCGAACCGATCGCCTCAATTCGATCAAAATCACGGCCTCCGCTACGGGAAGACCTATGGGCGATATCAACAGTGAAATACAGGCTAAAATTGATCAGATCAACATGCCTGCAGGGGTTGGGGTCGAAATGCTGGGACAGGCTCAGCAGCAGAGCGATGCGTTTGGCAGTCTGGGTTTTGCCCTGTTATTGGCATTGGTGCTGGTATATCTGGTCATGGTCGCGTTGTATGAAAGTATGGTTTATCCATTTGTCGTGATGTTTTCCATTCCTGTTGCATTGATCGGAGCCTTGTTGGCGCTGGCTTTGTCGATGCAGGAGCTGACGATTTTTGCCATTATCGGACTGATTATGCTGATGGGGTTGGTGGCGAAAAATGGTATCCTGATTGTGGACTTTACCAATCACCTGAAAGCGCAGGGACTTTCCCTGGTAGAAGCGCTCGTTGAAGCGGGAAAAGAACGGTTGCGCCCGATTCTGATGACAACTTTTGCCATGATTGCGGGCATGTTGCCCATTGCCCTCGCCAATGGTGCGGGCGCGGAAGTGAAAAATGGTATGGCATGGGTAGTCATTGGCGGGCTTACCAGTTCGCTGCTGTTGACCTTGCTGTTGGTTCCGACTATGTATTATCTCATCGAAAAACTTCGCATCCGGGTCAACCGTTGGTTTGCGCCCCGGGAGAAAAAACAAACCCCCGAACTGGCAGAGGTTTAATTAAATAAAATGCCGATATCAGAATAAAACTGAGCCATCCCGAAATAAGGGGTGGCTCAGTTTTATTTATTATTTTACCAAAAGAATTCTTCCACCAGCTTTTCTCGAACCTTAGGTGACAAATCGGAAATCGCGGCAGTACTAAGCGTATACCGGTGTTTCCCGAGATTAAATTCGGATACTCTTCCCGACACCATCACAACTCCGGAAATGGTCATACCTATACCTAAGAGCATAAGTAATCCAATTGAAAATGTATCCTCTTCACCAGAGATAATTAAACTTATAACGTTATAAAAAGACACAAAAAGTCCTAGCCACATCCCATATACCATAAGGGATATCCCCGCAAGAATTAGCAGTGAACCGAGGATTTTTTGTGAATTCCTTTCGGGCGAATCAATTACCTTGATCTTGGCAATAGAGGTAATTGGCACATGGTTTCCCGCTACAACGATATAACCTTTCCCTATCGCCTCAATCTGGGCATTCGTGATTTCCTGTCCATCTTCCAGCGTTAAATTGACCCTGGCACCAGCTGATATATAGCTGAACCTGGTTGTCGTTTGCCAGCTGTTTTTTTTAACCGGCTTGAGATGGTTAATCGCCAGCACATAAGCAGTATCTGGTTCATATAGTTGTGATGCAAGGGAAAGGCCCGGTGCAGACAGCAGGGAGAAAATCACCCATGTGTGCAAGGCAATGTAAGTTTTTTTTGTTGTATTTTCCATAACTAACAAGTGTTAGTTAGGAAGGTACAAATGAAAAACTATGCAGGAAATGACTTTTGTCGGGTTGGGTTTCTATGTATAAAAAACGGGTGACTGAGGCTCCCGAAGCCACCATTAGATGCAGACTCATTATTCCAGAAAAGACTTTTTCTCCAGCTTTTTCCGAACCTTAGGTGACAAATCGGAAATCGCGGCAGTACCCAGCGTAAACCGGGGTTTCCGGAAATCAAACCGGGAGGTTTTCCAAAAGGGGGATATCCCGAATAGAAAAATGGCTAAGGGAATCAAGATTACTGCACCAAATAGTGCATCCGGTTCACTGCCTCCCTCGAAAAATAAATAAAACCCGACCCACACGATTCCCAGGATAATACCCAATAAAGCAACTATACCCCGGAACATTTTTGTGATTACTCGTCGTGGACTGTCTTTGACTTTAATAATTACAATTGATGCGATGGGAATAGATTCTCCTCCTGCTACAATAAATTCTTTTTCGATCTTAGTAATCCGGGCATTGGGGAATTTATCACCATTTTCCAATTCCATATTTACGGTTTCACCTGTTTTGATGTAGGTGGGTTCATTGGTTTTTATCCATGCTTTATTTTTTTCTTCTGTAGTAGCATTTACCATAACCTTATAATGGTCAATGATCAGCACATAAGCAGTATCCGGTTCATATAGTTGTGATGCAAGGGAAAGACCCGGTGCAGACAGCAGGGAGAAAATCATCCATGTGTGCAAGGCAATGTGAGTTTTTTTTGTTGTATTTTCCATAACTAACAACTGCTAGTTAGTAATGTAATAAATAAATATAGTGATGTAAATGACTCACTGATAAATTTGACCCGCTAACTCATAATGTATACTTTAGTCGGATTGCAGTAAAGCGGAATACATCAATATGCCCAAAACTCGGAAATTCGGAACATTTGGCGGCGTATTTACCCCATCGGTCCTCACCATACTCGGCGTGATCATGTATATGCGCATGGGGTGGGTTGTGGGTAATGCCGGACTCATCGGTTCCATTCTTATCATCGTGGTCGCACACGTCATTTCGGTGACTACCGGCTTGAGTATTTCTTCCATCGCAACCGACAGAAAAGTGGGTGCTGGGGGTGTTTACTATGTACTGTCCCGCAGTCTGGGCTTACCTATCGGCGGAGCCATTGGCATTACGCTCTGGATGGCTACTTCACTGAGTATCGCCCTGTATCTGGTCGGCTTTGCCGAAAGCATCAACGCATATTTTGGATTTACTACCTCCATCAACGGGCTTCGGATATCGGGAAGTATTGCGCTGGCGATTCTGGCTACAATTGCGATCATCAGTACCGCTGTGGCAATCAAGACGCAATATTTCATTATGGCGGCCATCGGGATCTCTCTGGCCTCTATTTTTGCCGGAACCAGGGAGTTTGCACCGGTGGATATCCCCAACTTTGGTCCCCCGGAAGGCATATCGATGATGGCGATTTTTGCCATTTTTTTTCCGGCAGTAACAGGCTTTACCGCGGGTATTGCCATGTCTGGAGACCTCAAAGATCCGAAGAAGTCAATACCCACAGGTACGATATTAGCCATTGCCGTAGGCTTTCTTATCTATATTTCACTCGCCGTATTCATGGCTTACACCATCGAGCCGGAGATACTCAGAAGTGATTATAATATCTTGATGAAGATGGCATTCTTTGCGCCCGCTGTGGTGGCTGGTATCTGGGGGGCAACGCTTTCTTCTGCCCTCGGCGGCATACTTGGTGGCCCCCGTATCCTTCAGGCCATGTCCATTGATCGCATTACCCCCAAAGTTTTCAGTAAGGGTGTAGGCAAAGACAACGAACCCCGCAATGCGCTGCTGGTAACGCTGGTAATTGCAGAATGTGGGGTACTGATCGGAGAGCTGGACATGATTGCGGAGGTATGCTCCATGTTTTATCTGGCTGCATATGGATTTATCAACCTTTCTTTCTTTCTGGAGAATTGGGCAAGTGCCGATTTTTCTCCTGGTTTTAAGGTAAAAGGCTGGATCGGACTGCTGGGCTTTGTTGCCACCTTCGGCGTGATGTTCCAATTGAATCCAGGCGCAATGTTTGCGGCAGTCATTGTGATCGGAGGCATTTACGCATACTTGCAGCGAAAACACCTGGCACTGAGCTCCGGGGATGTATGGACAAGTGTGTGGTCATCATTGGTGATGAAAGGATTGCAGAAAATGGATCAGTCGGTGGACACTTCCCGCAATTGGAAACCGAATATTCTGCTTTTTTCAGGTGGCACAGATGACCGGCCTCACCTGATTCAGATTGCCAAAGCCATTGCAGGCAAAGTCGGCATGGTCTCCAATTTCGATTTGGTGGAGAACCCCGAAGCTGAAGTTCTTTTTCCCAAACATAAACAATCGGTACACGACCCCATCCTTCATGAGTACGGAATCTTTGGCCGCAAGCAGGAAGTCCAGAATGTGTACAAAGGAATCGAAACGATCGCCAGCACCTACGGATTTTCAGGGGTAGAACCCAATACCGTGCTGCTCGGCTGGGCCAGAAACACCACCGATCAGGTCTGGTTTGCAGAGATGACAAAAAAACTGATTGCCCTCGATTACAATGTACTCTATCTTGATTACGACAGGAACCGGAAATTTGGAAAATATCAGCGCATCGATGTCTGGTGGCACAACCTGAAGAATAATGCTGAACTTACCCTCAATCTGGTGAAATTTATCTCGCGATCTCCCGACTGGTACAAAGCTGCCATTAGGGTAATATTGATCAATGATACCAGTAAAGAAGGTTTTGAGCGGAGAATTCATAAGATGCTCGATACGTATCGGATCGAAGCTACAGTAAAGGTGATCAACAATCACCTGATGCAAAAACCTTCTTATGAATTAATGAAGGTCGAAAGCAAAGACGCTGACCTGATTCTTGCAGGAATTCCGGATATACCCGAAGGGCAGGAGCGCGATTTTGTAGAGAAAACAACCGAGATGTTCAAATCCATCGGCACCACGCTCCTCGTGAAAACCAGTTCGACCCTCGGCGAAGATGTCGGTTTTCACAAAGTAGATACTACCGGAGAAATCGACTTCACAAACGAGCTGATCGCCGGCAGCATCATTTCTATTCCAACTTTTTCCGACCAGAAAACACAATCCACGTTTTCCGCTCTTACAGATGAGATGGAACGAATGACCACAGAAATACTGGATGATGAACTGGCTTCATTTGAAAATGTGTACCTCGGATTTGTGAAAGACTGTCGGAAAATGGCCTTTTATCAAATCGATAAGAAGGAAAATCAGGAAGGGGAAACGGTGGCGCCGGTTAAATTGCTGGAAGAATATGAGGCCCGCTCGGATGTCTTTATTCAGGATGATATTCCTTATCTGCAGGAACGGATGAGTTCTTTACGGGACAAGTTGCTCGACTTGTCAGAGCAAATTCCCCTGCAAATAAATAAGCGAATCAGGGTTGAAGGCAGAAAACGCCCATTTAAAAAGATTGTTCGTAAGTTTTTCAGACAACAATATCTGGATGCAGTGAAGCAGATTCAATTGCAAATCGGACTTACTACGGTTATCCTGAATGAAAAGCTGAAAGATGGACTGATCGAAAGCGAACGCGCATTCTCCGGAGATTTTCAGGACAAAAACCAACATTTTGAATTAGTAAGGCAAACCTTTGATGATCTTTCCATGGCGATCCAACAGAATTGCCATACACTGAGAAGCTCAATTAAAAACATTGGAAGAGAATTGATGTCGGAAGTTTCGCTGATTCTGGAAGATAAAGTATCCAATTCAAAAACGGTCAGGCCCTATTCGAAGGCAGAGCTAAAAATCTTGCTGGATGAGATCGTGGATTATCCGCAGCACTGGCATCGCAATAGCGATCTGTTGACAGCTAAACTCGCGACTGATATTAAGCTACACCGCATTCAACTCATTATCGAACAGATCGGAAAACAGCTGGAAGAGGAGGTGAACACTTCGATGTTTGCGGTGACCCGGCAAAGATTGCTTGAGGTGGAAGTCTGGCTTGGGCGTCTTGAACTTACTACCTCCTTTGATCCGACAACTGTGCCCGAAGTCGATCATAGTCTCACGCATGACAATATCCGTGTTCAGGGGCTTTTGTCATGGGCCGAAGTAGCGGGACAGGAGTTGCCCGAGCAACTGGAACTTATGCACCCCGAGAGTTTAAACAACTTTGCCTTCCATCAGGGAGAAGAAGTAGAGTCGATCACTATTGATTCGCTCACCAGCTATGGCCATCTGCTCACCGATGTATTGGCTCGACCGGTGCAAAAACACCTTTCTGCCGCTTATCAGCGGAGCATGGAAGTGCTCAGCAAGGTGCAGTATGATGTGAACCAGATCACCCAGAAAATGACCCTGCAGAAAGATGCGCCAGAACCTGCCCAGATCAGAAGCATGTCGGTCAGGGCCCGTGAAAATCTGGTTTTACTGCGCGCATCGTATCAATCGCAGGAAATTCAATTAAGGCAAATGCTCGACGATCTGATCCACACGGCAACCAGTGCTATGAATACTTCTTCCCTGCTTGACCATGCCGTAAGGGTGATTCCTATGTCCGGAATAAATGGCTCCAAAAAAGGCGTAAAAAACTGGATTAGCAGTACTTCAGAAAAAGCAAGTTCACTCATCGATCGCTATGCAGGTCTGCTATCTGGTGCAGAGGAGAATCATCCCTTAACCGGAATAAAATCAGCCCATCAAAAAGAACTGACGGATGTCCATCAGGAACTTCGGCAATACACGGATGAACTTCGCATCTCCAGCGAAGTCAGCGATCGAATTCCATTCTATTACAAACAATTATTTATCGGCCGGAGGGCTCCCAGTATTGACAGCATCCGACACCGTGAACGTGAGTTGGCGCTTGCCTTGCGGATATTGGAGCCGGGCAGTGGCGAAAGATCTTGTCTGGTTGTTCTCGGCGCCCCGTTGTCCGGGAAGAGTTTTTTTGCAGAATCAGTGGCCAAAGAAGTCAGTACTGCAAAAGTGATCAGGGTTCAGGCTCCGGTTGGTGGCAGTACTTCAATCGATGATTTGAAACGAACCCTCCAAAAGCAGACGGGTATGACCCTTGGAGAAGGTGCTGTCATTCATGAAGCAACAGAAGGCGTCGTTTTTTTATTCGAAGATATTGAGCTTTGGTGGGATAGGGCAGATCCCCATAATCTGGCACTGAAACACATCATTAACCTGGTCAATGATGAGCATGCGACAGGAAAATTTATTCTGACCTGCAACCATTACGCTTTCCATATTATGGAAGGTCAGGGGCTTTTGGTTGACCTGATGGCTCCACGCGTCTCCATGCACAACTTTGACCGGAACGCGTTGAAAGACATTCTGCTTGAAAGACATACGGCCGGTGGATTGCAACTCGTGCTCAATGGAAAAGAAGAAAAGGAGTTCTCTAAGAAAGAGATGCGGAAGCTTGCAGATCGATATCACAAAAGTTCCCACGGAGTAATTGGCGTGGCTTTGCATCAGTGGCTCAACAATATTAAAGCCTGTACCGAGGAATATGTAGAAATCGCGCTTCCCGCGATCTCTGGCCTGCCGGATTTCCCTGATAAAGAGTGGTTGGTGGTCATTTCGCAGTTCATTATTCACAAACATCTCGATGCTCAGCGAATCCAAAAATTGTTTGGCTATCAGGAAAAAGAAAGGGCTGATCGTTTTATTCGCCAATTGCTGGCTGATGGCGTGCTGGAAGATGTGATGGGAAGTACCTACCGGCTAAACCCATTGGTGCAAACCGATTTCATAGAACAAGCGGAGCAGTTTGGATTAATTTGAAAGAGAAACTGATGCAGAAAAATGGTAAAAACAGAAAGAAATGGATGAACTTTTAAACCAAGAGATTTCCGGCACGGGCAATGTGATATGGACGCTGTTAGCAGGGTTGCTGATCGCATTTGTGTACACCCTTGTGAAGAAGATTGTCATGCCCTCGATGGGAAAAGGAACCAGCGGAAAACGGTGGCTGGACCGGCTGGCGCTGACCGAAAGAATCTACTGGCCAACGCTTGCCCTGGTGGTTTTGATGAGCCTGTTGGCGAGTCGCCCACTTGCGGGAACGGTTGTCTCCATTGTCCTCTTTGCAGTTTTGTTTTATCCCTTCCGCAATTTCATCCTCGGGCTTATTTACTGGTTTGGGAATACCTATTCCATCGGACAGCGTATCACCTATGAATCAAAACCAGGGTCAATCCGTTCATTTAATACACTGAGTCTGGAACTCGAACTGGAGGACGGTTCGATGTTGGATATTCCCTATGTACGGTTTGCCGAAGCCACCATCGTACGCAGCAGTCCGCGGTCAGGCGTGCTCAGGCATGGGATCGATCTCAGAATACAGAAACCCTGTGACATTGAACTGGAAAAACAGAATATACGTAGCCATTTGCTGGCGATGCCGTATGTCTTACCTGACGAGAAGATCGTATTTGAGCAACTGACTGATGAAACCGATCATTACTCAGTGAAAGTGATGGTCAAGGGAATAGATAAGATTCAGTTATTTATTGTGGAAAGTCGGTTAAAGGCGCTTTACGCAGATGAGAACTTGAGCAGGAAAATATAGAAATGGCTTTTGGGGAAAATGGGCGTCTGTCCGTTTACAAAATTGTGTATCTTTTCTCCCTCAAAAGAAAGCTATATGAAAACTACCAACTTCCTTCTCCTCCTTTTGCTGGGCATTTTCCCTTTTGCGGGCATTTTTTCCCAAAAAGATCAGCCGAAACAGGAAAGTAATCTCCGTGCCGGCATAGCAAAAATTAATATTACCCCTGCTGTACCCATTCTCATGAGCGGGTATGGAAACCGCGTAGAACCATTTAAAGGGGTTCACGATTCTATTTTCGCAACGGCCATGGTATTTGATGACGGTACACATCGGGCTGCCATGATCACTGCGGATCTCATCGGATTTTCCCATGATTTTAGTTCGGAGGTGGCAAAACGCATCGAAAAAGCCACGGGAATCTCCCCCGAATATATCATGCTCGTCGCCACCCACAACCACGGAGGCCCTGCCAACCGCACTTACGGCGATGGTGCCGCACCTGAAACGGAAGCCTATATCAATGCTCTGAAAGACAAACTGGTAGCCGTCGTTCAAACAGCGGCGAGCCGCCGTCAGCCCGTAAGGATGGGTGCGGGGACAGGCAGTTGCACAATGAATATCAACCGCCGGGCACGACTGGCAGACGGCAGTATATGGCTGGGCCGTAATCCCGACGGCCCCTGCGACCACACGGTATCGGTTGTCCGCATCGACGATATGAACCGCAACCCATTGGCAATATTTGTCAACTGGCCCTGCCACGGTACTGTCAGCGGACAGGACAATTACCAGATTACCGGAGACTGGCCGGGCGCTGCTGCCCGTTTTGTCGAAAAGGCCTTTGACGGAAAGGTGATCGTTCCGGTTACCGCGGGTGCTTCTGGCGATATCAATCCGATTTACGGTCCCGGCAACGATTTTCGCGACATCGACGCGATCGGGATGCTGGTCGGCGAGGAAGTAGAACGCGTCGCGAGATCCATCGAGACCTTCCCCAATGGAAAAATAGAAGCCATTCAGAAAACCGCCTTTGCCCAGGGAAAAAAACCACTGGAAACCCGCGCACCCAACCAAAAACCAGAGTCAGGCCCTGACGTGGAACTACGCTTTTCCACATTAAAAATCGGCAAGATCGTATTTGCCGGCATCTCAGGAGAACTTATGACCGAGATAGGCATGCGCGTCAAAGCCGATTCACCCTATGCCAACACCATCGTCATTACCCATTGCAACGGGAGCAGCGGCTATCTCTGTACCGATGCCGCCTACCCCAAAGGCGGGTATGAAGTCATGGTCACCCGCTGTATGCCCGGCACCGAAGCCCTGATCACGACGACCATGAGGGAGATGGTTCATGCTTTGGAGTGAGGGGGAGCTATTATACTAAATAGAAATGAAATGCGAGATTTTCCCTATCTTCCCATCATGTCTGTTTCCCAACCTGCCACACTATCCATCCACACCGAAACCTTGCCCGGCGGGCAATCCTTCAATATGGTCAAAGTTGAAGGTGGGAGATTTTTGCTGGATGACAAAATCGAAACCCAGATTAGTACTTTTTATATGGGGCAGTACCCTGTAACGCAGGTTTTGTGGGAGGCTGTGATGGGGGAAAATCCTTCAAGTTTTAAGGGCCGTTACCTGCCGGTAGAATATGTGTCATGGATTGATTGTCATTCATTTTTGAAAAAGCTCAACCGACACCTGGGTTTGTCGGGCAACAGCGCCTATCGCTTGCCGACAGAGGCAGAGTGGGAATATGCCGCAGGTGGGGGGATCTACCGATCTGGGAATGAATATGCAGGAAGTTCCAGACTTGAAAGTGTCGGCTGGTACAGAGAAAATAGTCATCGTGAAACCCAGCCCGGCGGTTTACTCGCCCCCAATGAACTGGGAATTTTTGATATGAGTGGAAATATCTGGGAATGGTGTGCCGATTGGTATGGCAAATATACTACCCCCCCTTTGAATGACCCCAAAGGCCCTGAAAATGGCCGTGTCCGTGTGCTCCGCGGGGGTAGCTGGAGCAGCAACGAGTCCGACTGCCGCGTTGCCTTTCGCGACTTCTACCTCCCGGACAGCCGCAGCAGCATTATTGGCTTTCGCCTCTCCAGGACGGGTTTGTAGGGAGGGTTTTACCTTTTTGGTTTTTTACCTTTCCCGAAGGGATTTACCTTTTGCAAGGGCCGCATTCAAAATCACGCTTTATAAAAACGTCCCGGAACGGGACAGAAAGAAGTTGACGCGCAGGAAAAATCTGCGATTTGAGGTTTGAGAAGGTCCCTCCTCGCTATCGCTCGTTCGGGATGACTTTGCGATTTATAATGAGATGTGCTTCTCCGGCTGGAGAAGCAGGGCTGCGCGCTTCGGCGCATAATGAGAAGGAAATTAATAGGGGGCGCCGGAAGGCTACAAACATTTGACCTCTCCGAGGTCTTTGCTGATAGCAAAACCCGGCGAAAACTAGCAAAAACACCCTTTTCCGTTTTTCCCGGCTTCGCCAATCAAATGCACCTGAGGCATCTGCCAGGCAGAAGGGTATAGACCACGAAGGTCGGCTAGACTTTTGTCCCTTGCGCCTATATGCCGATGTCCTTTACAATTTCATGCTTTCATCTATTTCCCCAATAAGTTTTTATTCTCTAACAAAATAACCCCAACTTTTTTTATCAATAATGCCGGGAAATGGTTATTTTTTGTCGCTTCGTCGTAATATAGCCTTATGTCTGAATCTGAGATCCTCCAAAAATTGAAAACCTGCCTCAACCAGGTGCCTGTACCTTCCAAAGAAACGCATCTGCCGATTGATCTGCATTTGCAGCGGTTTATGGTTCCTGCCCGCGATAGCCGCCCGGTATATCATATCGAAGCGGGCGAACTGGTCGCGCTGAATCTCTCCGGAATGGGGCTGGATGACAATATTTTTCGCTCACTGCAGGATTTTCCGCACCTGCGGGCGCTCAATCTTATGGGCAATTCTCTCCTAAAGATTGATTTCCCC
The DNA window shown above is from Bacteroidia bacterium and carries:
- a CDS encoding neutral/alkaline non-lysosomal ceramidase N-terminal domain-containing protein encodes the protein MKTTNFLLLLLLGIFPFAGIFSQKDQPKQESNLRAGIAKINITPAVPILMSGYGNRVEPFKGVHDSIFATAMVFDDGTHRAAMITADLIGFSHDFSSEVAKRIEKATGISPEYIMLVATHNHGGPANRTYGDGAAPETEAYINALKDKLVAVVQTAASRRQPVRMGAGTGSCTMNINRRARLADGSIWLGRNPDGPCDHTVSVVRIDDMNRNPLAIFVNWPCHGTVSGQDNYQITGDWPGAAARFVEKAFDGKVIVPVTAGASGDINPIYGPGNDFRDIDAIGMLVGEEVERVARSIETFPNGKIEAIQKTAFAQGKKPLETRAPNQKPESGPDVELRFSTLKIGKIVFAGISGELMTEIGMRVKADSPYANTIVITHCNGSSGYLCTDAAYPKGGYEVMVTRCMPGTEALITTTMREMVHALE
- a CDS encoding formylglycine-generating enzyme family protein encodes the protein MRDFPYLPIMSVSQPATLSIHTETLPGGQSFNMVKVEGGRFLLDDKIETQISTFYMGQYPVTQVLWEAVMGENPSSFKGRYLPVEYVSWIDCHSFLKKLNRHLGLSGNSAYRLPTEAEWEYAAGGGIYRSGNEYAGSSRLESVGWYRENSHRETQPGGLLAPNELGIFDMSGNIWEWCADWYGKYTTPPLNDPKGPENGRVRVLRGGSWSSNESDCRVAFRDFYLPDSRSSIIGFRLSRTGL